The following nucleotide sequence is from Petrotoga olearia DSM 13574.
TCTCAAGAGATCATGCTGCCCATAATACATCCTGCAGAACTCTGGAAAATGACGGGAAGATGGGAAGATTACGGACCAGAATTGATGAAACTCAAGGACAGACACGATAGAGAGTTTACTTTAGGTCCTACGCATGAAGAAATAATCACATTTTTGATGAAAAATGAGCTCAGATCGTACAAACAGTTCCCCGTCAACCTTTTCCAAATAGCCACTAAATTTAGAGATGAAATAAGGCCAAGGTTCGGGGTGTTAAGGGCAAGAGAGTTCATAATGAAAGACGCCTACACCTTTCACACCGATTACGAATCATTGCATGAGTACTATCAACATTTCTATGATGCCTACTCAAATATCATAAAAAGAATAGGCTTGAAATATGTCGTTGTAGAAGCTGATACAGGTGCAATTGGTGGTTCTTTCTCTCATGAATTTCACGTACTGGCACAAAATGGTGAGGGTGAAATATTTTACTGTGAAGAATGTGGCTATGCAGCCAGTGATGAAAAGGCAAGATCAAGCGAAGATTTTTCTGTAGATAAAGATGAAGTTCTCAAAGAAATGGAAAAAGTAGATACACAAAACGCCAAAAGCATCGAAGAAGTGGCAAAATTCTTTAACGTCTCTGAAAAGAAGTTAATAAAATCGATACTATTAAGATCCAGTAAAGGATGGGTGATGGCTCTAATTAGAGGCGACTATGAGATAAACTTAGCCAAGATCAGGTCCGTTCTTCAAGATCAAAGTCTAGAACTAGCCGATCCACAAGACGTTCTAAAAGAATTTGGCGTAAACGTTGGATTTATAGGTCCAGTAAACATTCCAGAAAATGTCAAGATAATTGCAGATCTAAGTGTAAAATCCATAAAAAATGGTGTTATAGGGGCTATGGAAGAAAAAAGGCATTACATCAATGCCAACCCTAATAGAGATTTCAGAATAGATTTAATGGAAGACATTAGATACGTAAAAGAAGACGAAAAATGTCCAACGCAAGGATGTAATTCTACACTCAAACAGACAAGAGGCATAGAAGTGGGCCAAATTTTTGAATTAGGCGACAAATACTCTTCAAAAATGAACGCAGTCTTCACCGATGAAAATGGAGAACAAAAGCCTTACATAATGGGATGTTATGGCTGGGGGGTATCAAGAACCCTAGGGGCCATAGTTGAACAATTAAACGACGAAAACGGAATAATCTGGCCCAAGAGCGTTGCACCTTTTGAAGTGGCAATAATACCTGTTGCCATGAACGATGAAGCAGTAGTTAGCACATCTCAAGAAATCTACAACTACTTTTTAAAAGAAGGAATAGACGTTATTATAGACGATAGAGAAGTCTCCGCTGGATTTAAGTTCAAAGATATAGATCTAATCGGGGTACCTATAAAAATTATTATAGGCAAACGTTTAAAAGAAGGAAAGATTGAGTTAAAACAAAGAGATAAAGAAGAAGGCACGTTGATAGAGTTCAAAAATGTAAAAGAATTATACGATAAAGTAAAAGAAACATTAGAAAACTATGATCCAACTCAAAATTTAACAATCTAACACATTCCTTATGGGTGGGGAGCGGGGGAAGGACGCTAATAAAATTATTAAAAAAATATCACTTCTCATAAAAGAGGAGTGATATCTCTATTACTACAACATTTCACTTTAAAACTCTCAAAAATCTACCTTCTACAACTACTTCAATAACTCTTTTAGTTCTTCTATGGTTATCTCTAACAAGTTATCTCCTATATAATCTATTGCCTTTTTGTCTGCTTCTCTTATCCTATCTTTTAACTCTTCGGTTAATCGTCTACCAAATCTTTTGTTTAATATTTTAATTGTCAATTCTTTTTCTCCTTCTTCAAAGCCTTCTTCAAATAATGAGGTCCCTATCTTTGTCATTCGTATCACCTCTTTCAGTTCGTTTATGTACTCATCCCTTACATAACTATCAGAGAACCCTAATAACGATCCTATTACCATTTCTTTTTGGTTTTCATCCGGAATCTTGATTGCTAACTCAAAGGCATCTTTTGTCACTTCTTCTTCGCTTTTTTCGTTTCTCATCAAGGGTAAGAATACTAAATCCATTAAGTCTTTTTTCGTTAGAGGTTCTTTTTTTTCTATCTTTTCTTTTATCTCTTCATACCTTTTTATTCCATCGTACTTTGTCATGAATACTTGTTGTACTTTGTATTTATTTAAACCCATGTCCAATTCACTTTCTGCACTTTCGTATTTCCCTGAGTACATTACCACCGTGTTTATCTTTTTTCTTTCTTTTTGGTATAACGCTATGTCGTATTGTGCAAATTTTAGTAAGTCAGCTTTCTTCCACGTCGTTTGAAATTCTAAGTGTAACAGTGAGTTGTCTTCTAGTTCGAATACAAAATCCGTGTTTTGGTTTGATACGTTGATTACTGGTATGTCTATTGGTTTTACTGAAATTATCTTTGGAAAGTTGAGTTCATGATATTCAGCGGTTTCGTCTTTGTGAATGTTTCCCGCTCTGTTAGTGTCTTTCATTGTTCCCCCCTCGATAGTTTGTTGAAGTATTTAAATTGTATCATATGTTTTTGAAAATCGCTTTAGATCTTAAACATAAATACATTTATTCCAAATTATACCTCTTATTTCTCGTACTAAAACAATTAGACAACTTGTATCAGATATGTAATTAGGCATTTTTTACATCATTTCTTAATTCTTCATCGTTGTAATTAAATAGCGAGTTATCGAAACGACCCAATATTTCAATAAAAGCTCTCTTGGAAAGTTCTGATAATTGTGCGGCTTCTCCTAAGGATAACTTGCTTTCTTCATATAATTTTGTAGCAATTAGTAATTTGATTTCTTTTTCATTTAAATCAATAAAATCAGGCAGATTTATAGATATAGTTTTCATAAAAAGCTCCTCATATAATATTTCGCTCCCCACCCATAAGGATATACTTATATACAGATATTATAACTCAAAAAAATCTCCTTAACTAAATCTACCGTCGTCTTTAGATTGTTGCAATTTGTGAACATTTCTCTCAAGCCATCCTATTTTAACCCCATCATTAGTAGTGAATTCAGGTACGTAGGGTTTTATATCCAAAACAGGAGTACCATCAATTATTTCTACATTTTGAATCTCCAGTATATTCTTTTCTACTTTTATTAACCTAACAACCGATAAACCAATGGGGGTGTATTTAATTTCCATCATACTTTTAGCTCTTTTCAAAATAATTTTATCACATCTAAAGAAATTAATAAAAATTTAATAAAGTTATGATATTTTATTTATATTGCGCTTTTTGCATTTTTGAAAAGATTAAACAAGCACTTTTTGGAAATGAACCACACAAATTATTCTTTTAAATTTAATGCCATCGAACTTAATAACTTATCACGTGGTTAACATTTCTTATTCTATTCCTAGAACTTGATAAGGAATTAGAGAACACGTTTGCGAAATATTAAAAGGTAGGAGAAGAAACTTTTGAAAAAAGAGAAAAGAAATATGGATTTAGAATCAGTTGAATCTCATACAACCGAATTCAAGTCCTCATGGCGCGACGAATATCTAAAATGGATTTGTGCCTTTGCAAATACCGATGGAGGAAGATTGCTCATCGGAGTTGATGATAATGGTAAGCCTGTTGGCGTCGAAGACTCTAAGAAATTACTTGAGGATTTACCCAATAAATTAAGAGATATCCTTGGCATTATACCAAGTGTCCGATTAGAAAAGGAAAACGGTAAGGAAATAATTATAATAGAAGTTGAGCATTCCTATGTACCAATTTCATATCATGGGAGATTTTATGTTAGAAGCGGAAGCACAATTCAGGAACTAAAAGGCAAGGACCTGACCAGGTTTCTAATATCCAACTCAGGCAAGCACTGGGAAGAGTATATTGAGGAAAATGCTTTTATTGAGGATATAAATAATGAGACAATTGAAAAATTCAAACAAATCGCGATAAAAAGAATTCCACTTGTGAAAGATGAAAATGAGCCGATAAAGGTGCTTGAGAAATTAAATTTGATTAAAAATGGTAAATTAACAAGGGCTGCCCTTTTACTATTCGGTAAAAATCCAAAAAGATTCTGGACAAGTTCCTATATAAAAGTGGGTAAATTCTTGACGGATACAGATATTATAAGTTCTGATGATATTGAAGGCAATCTCTTTGAACAGGTGGAAAAAACAATGGAGTCATTGCGGACAAAATATCTTATATCTGAAATAAGATTTGAAGGAATTTATCGTAAAGAAGAACTTGAATATCCAGAAGAAGCATTGAGAGAAGCCATAATTAATTCGGTTATACATAGAGATTATATCGGTCCACATACCCAGTTAAAAATTTATCCTGATAAAATAATTCTTTGGAATGTTGGCACACTTCCAAAAGAAATCAAGGTTGATGAATTAAAGAAAAACCATTCATCTTATCCAAGAAATGAGTTATTAGCAGATGTATTTTTCAAAGCTGGACTAATAGAGGCTTGGGGCAGAGGAACAATAAAAATTACAGATGAATGTAAAAAAGCTGGACTGCCAGAACCAGAATTTAAAGAAGAGTTTGGCGGTTTTGCAGTTTATTTCTATAAAGACATTTATACAGAAGATAATTTAAGAAAAATGGGGTTAAATGAAAGGCAAATAAAAGCTGTAAAGTATGTAAAAGAAAAGGGAAAGATTACGAATAAGGAATATCAGGAAATTACTAATGTATCTAGGCAAATGGCAACTATTGATCTCGCAGAAATTGTGAAGAAGGGGGTATTTGCAAGGATTGGAAAAGCAGGCAAGGGAGTTGCCTACCAATTGACTAAATTGACTAATAAATGACCAATATTTGACTAATGGAGAATGAAAAAAACATATCAAGAATTAAACATTTGTTTTGAACCACAGTCGCAAATGATTTGAAAGATTCAATAGATTTAGTAAACAAGAAAATTTTTTAAATTTGAAGGAAAAGGTAGAAATAATCGCTATGTTATCAAATAATTTGGCATTAGTTGGAGAGTATTTGGCAATTTTTGGGTTTCCCTTAACTGAATCTACCGTCGTCTTTCAATTGTTGCAGTTTGTGAACATTTTTCTCAAGTCATCCTATTTTAACTCCATCATTAGTTGTGAATTCTGGTACGTAGGGTTTTATATCCAAAACAGGGGTACCATCAATTATTTCTACATTTTGAATCTCCGGCATATTCTTTTCTACTTTTATTAACCTAACAACCGATAAACCAATGGGAATGTATCTAATTTCCATCATACTTTTTGCTAACTTTCCTACTTCCTCAAACATTCTTGGCACCCCCATTTCTTCTAAATCAAGTATAATGAGCTTTATAGCGCCCTTCCCCTGCTGGACACCCATATGGGGAAAAGTATTTTTATTAGCGCCCCTTTCCCTCTACTTTCGGTGCCACCTTTGTTCATATATTTTGCTCTTTTTCAATTTTCTTCTAACTCATTAGTTATTGAGTTGATTTCGTTCTGAATGACATCACGTCCATCTATAAATTTATATTTATCAATAATATTAA
It contains:
- a CDS encoding proline--tRNA ligase — encoded protein: MRFSKLYAPTLKETPSDSDIKSYELLIRGGFIRKIASGVYSYLPLGWKVIRKIEQIVREEMEKIGSQEIMLPIIHPAELWKMTGRWEDYGPELMKLKDRHDREFTLGPTHEEIITFLMKNELRSYKQFPVNLFQIATKFRDEIRPRFGVLRAREFIMKDAYTFHTDYESLHEYYQHFYDAYSNIIKRIGLKYVVVEADTGAIGGSFSHEFHVLAQNGEGEIFYCEECGYAASDEKARSSEDFSVDKDEVLKEMEKVDTQNAKSIEEVAKFFNVSEKKLIKSILLRSSKGWVMALIRGDYEINLAKIRSVLQDQSLELADPQDVLKEFGVNVGFIGPVNIPENVKIIADLSVKSIKNGVIGAMEEKRHYINANPNRDFRIDLMEDIRYVKEDEKCPTQGCNSTLKQTRGIEVGQIFELGDKYSSKMNAVFTDENGEQKPYIMGCYGWGVSRTLGAIVEQLNDENGIIWPKSVAPFEVAIIPVAMNDEAVVSTSQEIYNYFLKEGIDVIIDDREVSAGFKFKDIDLIGVPIKIIIGKRLKEGKIELKQRDKEEGTLIEFKNVKELYDKVKETLENYDPTQNLTI
- a CDS encoding TrmO family methyltransferase domain-containing protein is translated as MMEIKYTPIGLSVVRLIKVEKNILEIQNVEIIDGTPVLDIKPYVPEFTTNDGVKIGWLERNVHKLQQSKDDGRFS
- a CDS encoding TrmO family methyltransferase domain-containing protein, producing the protein MFEEVGKLAKSMMEIRYIPIGLSVVRLIKVEKNMPEIQNVEIIDGTPVLDIKPYVPEFTTNDGVKIG
- a CDS encoding UPF0175 family protein; protein product: MKTISINLPDFIDLNEKEIKLLIATKLYEESKLSLGEAAQLSELSKRAFIEILGRFDNSLFNYNDEELRNDVKNA
- a CDS encoding ATP-binding protein — encoded protein: MKKEKRNMDLESVESHTTEFKSSWRDEYLKWICAFANTDGGRLLIGVDDNGKPVGVEDSKKLLEDLPNKLRDILGIIPSVRLEKENGKEIIIIEVEHSYVPISYHGRFYVRSGSTIQELKGKDLTRFLISNSGKHWEEYIEENAFIEDINNETIEKFKQIAIKRIPLVKDENEPIKVLEKLNLIKNGKLTRAALLLFGKNPKRFWTSSYIKVGKFLTDTDIISSDDIEGNLFEQVEKTMESLRTKYLISEIRFEGIYRKEELEYPEEALREAIINSVIHRDYIGPHTQLKIYPDKIILWNVGTLPKEIKVDELKKNHSSYPRNELLADVFFKAGLIEAWGRGTIKITDECKKAGLPEPEFKEEFGGFAVYFYKDIYTEDNLRKMGLNERQIKAVKYVKEKGKITNKEYQEITNVSRQMATIDLAEIVKKGVFARIGKAGKGVAYQLTKLTNK